DNA from Centroberyx gerrardi isolate f3 chromosome 20, fCenGer3.hap1.cur.20231027, whole genome shotgun sequence:
CTCATACTCTTTGCTCTCTGGATGCAGTCTTTGTCATTCCATGCCTTCAGTAGAAACCAGCAGGGGGCAAAGTCTTCTCCTGTAGGAGCCGTTCCCTCTGGAACACGTTTCCCACCACTGTCAGGCAATCAGACACTGTCTCAGTATTTAAATCCAATGACTCAACTCATTTATTCAGCAgactcgcacacacaaacacacacgcaaaagcTCTGGCCCTGTTTCTTGGCTGTTTCTAGcctgttctgtctctttttctgacaAACCTGTTTGCTACAGGCACTCTATAGCCTACATCAACCTGAGTTGAAATGACTTGACTTTCTTCCCCACCATCCTAAAGGCTATACATAGCCTTCGGTGACTAAACAAATAATGAGCAATGGGACACAAATCCCAGATCAGAGGTAACTACAGTGATGGTGGTGGAAAAATGACTGGATAATTAAAGTCTCTGCAGTTCCATTACCAGTCCACAAGGGGTCACTAGTGTATCTGTCTGGTTTCGGGGCCAACCACCTCAATGACAcacatctcctctccctttaCCAGTTTGTTATGAGGATAACATTTGTTCTCATGCAAATCTATTTTTGTATATTAGAGAGATTATGGAGATTTGGTGGATTCAGATGAAGAGAAATCACACGCAAATAACTGCATATATAACTGCAACGGCTGAATGACAAACTGACATTTAATGTTTGCTACAGGCTACATTTTATCCTGTAATATTTGTAATGAGTGATTTAATGGCAGATGTGATGAAAGGAAGgacgtttatgtgtgtgtatttagaaAGAAAAGCCAGGTTTTGATATCAATCATTGGCCTTGTTTTCACTGCTGCTTAGTAAAAACTTATTTCAGTGCAACGGTTGTGGAACAATTgatttttaaacctttttaaaTTCTATTTTAATGCCAGATGTAGCAAATATCATGTATCTCTCTGTCAAAGGCACAGCACTCTGAAACTGTTGAATTCATCTTGAGTATATGAAGTATTTTCCATATGCTACAACCTAATCCCAGTTTCACAACAGTTGCAAACAGAACAGTGAAAACTCAGCCATTGAGTAGACCACTTCACATGCTTTATTTCAGCAcccaaaataattaaaaacatcTTGATTTATTATACATGTACAAAATAAGTACAGAATCTTTCCTTTAAACCATGAAAGTGGGTCTGCTTCAATTTAACTTTTttactcttttctttcttttttaagaaACCCTTCGCGGAAAAGaaatcaacaaacaacaaaaacaaaagggtGGGAGATGTGTGCTGTTTTAGTGAAGAGGAGTTATCCACAGGGGCATACAGACATAAGGATCAACACTGAACACATGGGCAGGGGAATGATATTTAACCAGAGTCACTTGCTTTTATCTACAAAGACATGATTGCATGCATTACATCTGCAGTGATCACCTTTCAAAGGACTTCTGTCATCAAAGCAAcactgaagaagaaaacaattGCACTGCATAGACAACAAGACAATAAGTCAATTTACTAGCACCAAAGGTTCTGCAGGCATTAGTGGCAACATTACAGTATGATAGTGATAGCTTCCCTATCAAACACCAATAACTGGACCTCATTGAATCGATAATAGCACCTTTGACCGTTGTTGATTTTCCCAATAGACTTGTTGTGTAAAATATACCCTTGTGTTTAACAAAAATTGGGGGTGACTTCTTGTATGAGGTAGCCATCAAGGTATCAAAATTAAGGTGAGTTTCTTTGTCTTGCTCTATTACGGGTCATTTTTTTCTGAGCCACATTCAGGTGTTTTTCATGAATTTAGAACAAGGAGACACTTCACACTTTTTACAATTTATTTAACACCAGAAAATGGTACATAtcatttgttgttttcaatGTCCTTCCGCAGTGGTAAAAAAACGGCAAAagtcacctgtgtttcattgtgtgtgtggatctttttttttcaaactccaGGGGGAAATTTTACACAAGTATATATTATTTTCTTGTTGCCAGTGGAAACAAAAGATTCTTTTAAAGTGTCCTTGTGGTTGGTTTCGGTTGAAGTAGCAGTCCCAAAAAAAATGCTTCTCATGattggaaaaacacaaacaccgtCTTCAGTAGAGTGGTTTTAAGCATGTGGACCAATGGCAGCCGAATGAGTTTTGAATGCATAGAAAAGGATTTAGAGATGACtgctagaaaaaaaacaacaatttcatgtccatatttctttcctttttacaAGAAGCAAACTGGGCCAACTTCGACGCCAAATTCCTGATCAGGTGCACCAACATCCATAGGAGCAATGTCAATGATGGGCAGGCGGGATGTTTTTGATGTCTTGTAGTCGATGACTGTCTTGCCCCATGTGCCAGTGTGTGACTATGGAGGGAAACAAAGGAGAGCAAAGGTCAGAAACCATTCACGATTTGCTTGAGTAATCGAGTGGAGTTTTCTATTGCACTACTTCTACCTATTCTCTTTTCACATGCTTGCCAAGTTACAATCTAGAGTGCAATAAGGATCTGAAATTCTGCTGCTTCTCTAAAGGCAAGGCTGGGTGATTTAGCAAGTATAATTTCAAGTataagggaaagagagagagagagagggatcgcTCACCGTGCAGCCATCCTCGCTGACGCTGTATGTGAAGCGGCTGTTGCCCTCGGCTCTGATCTCGATGTCGTTGGAGCCCTGGAGCAGCAGGGCCTTCTTCAGGTTGCCGGTGGCGGAGTCCATGTAGGCAATGCTGTTCTTGCAGTGGTATGTGACGTTCTGAGAGGCCTGGTTGGACATCAGGCGCATGAAGGTCATCTGGATGCTGACGTCCTCAGAGTCGGCTCCATCGGTGCCATACTGGAACTGCAtggtgggacagagagaggtatGGGTTTTTAGAATTCATATGCTGCTGTCTTTATCTTCTGGTCCATGGATTGGTAAGAGTTCTAACGTTGATTTTAGTTACTGCAACCAAAAGGTTCTGGCTCTGCTTTCTCACCTGGGATCCACCGGTCATGGACTCGCTGAACCAGACGTGCTTCTTCTCTCTGATGTTCTTGCTGAGGTACCAGTTCTTCATGGGGATGCTGGCCTCGGAGGGGTAGACGCAAGTCTCGCCAGTCTCCATGTTGCAGTGAACCTTGATGGCATCCAGAGAGGAGCCCTGGTTGGGGTCAACCCAGTACATGCCTGTGCAAATGCAGGAAGATAATACACAGTTAAGAGTTTGAAGCGGAGCTCATCCTCAGATCGCACCTTATTTCTTCTAGGGGCTCGATCAGTACATTGATCCGGGCCTTGTGCTGCACTCACCGCTCTTCCACTCGGGGTGGCACATCCTCAGGTCACGGCACATGCGGGCGGGGTTCTTCAGGGTACCCTCGGGGCTGCGGATGTTCTCGATCTTCTTAGTCAGGGTCTTGAGGGTGGTGTCGACCTCCATGTCGCGATCGCGCATCATGTTGGGGTCATCGGCGCGGTAGTGTCCGCCACGGAAGGGATCTGGGGCCTTCTCCTGAATAGGCTGGCTGACGAAGTCGAATCCGCTGCCGGGAGGTCCAGGGGGGCCGGGGGGTCCGGGAACTCCAGGAGGACCCTGATTGGAGATAGCAGGGGTTTACGTATTGCACTAGTTtcagagtgtgtgggtgtgccaTGTGTGTATGGATGGGTATCTGGGTATGCATGTTTGTGACAAAAAGACATCCTAGTGCAACTTACAGAAGGTCCCATCTCTCCATTGCGACCACGAGGTCCAGGGGGTCCCATGGGTCCAGGCAGACCGTTCATGCCATCCTTACCAGGGGCACCATTAGATCCAGAGGGTCCCTATGGAACAAAAGCCACATGATCACTTATTAAGAGAAAACATCAATTCAGTACAGTTCCCCTTGccattttatatatatagtgCTGCTTATCAGCCTAATGTATAATATTGCTGCTTTCTGGGATATTATATGTTCACTCTATCATGATTGATTTGACCATTATTTTCCCTGAGCCAACGTAAAAAAGActaagagaaaatgaaaagagattCTCCAGGTCTCACCATATGGGTAGAGAGTTCATTTTTGCGTGAATGACTACTGCTAATGTGACTTGATTGTAAAAGCAGTTGTACTTACTCTGGGTCCAGCAGGTCCGGAAGAACCAGCAGGTCCTTGCTCTCCATGGGATCCCTAGAGGCAGATTAAGACGAAAATTGCATCACTAATTCAGAAAAGAGAATGGATGGATAGCCTATAAAGTCACCTGTATCACCTGTACCTGAACTAAGAGACTGTCTGATGCAGCATACTATAAACCTTTTGTAGTAATCAAAACTATATGAATTCTCCATAACGTGAGTTCATGCATTAGACATGAATGCAGGATgagaaacaaacagcagctAGCAATTAAATGTTTCCAAATTTGAGATGTGGCTGGGAAGTTTACCAGCCACTTTTATATATAACCAGCCATTGTTTGGAGGTCCTATTATATTCTAAACAGCTAGTTGGAcagcaaaataatgaaagtggTGGGTAAAGGGGTAATGAGTGAAAAGGTTACTCACAGAAGGTCCGGGCAGACCCTGCATGCCAGTGAATCCTCTGTGTCCCTTGtggcctctctctccagcctctccaGCCTCTCCCTTGTCACCACGACCACCAGCAGGGCCCTGAGAGAAAGCAACAGGGGGTCAACATGTCATCCCAggcttgtgtatgtgtacgtaTGCAAAGAATTATGTTATGTTTATGCATGTTAAGGGTTCGTGTGATGTAGTGCTGAACGTACAGCAGCACCACGGCCTCCAGCGGGGCCAGCAGGGCCAGCGGGACCAGCGGGACCCtaaaggaaagagaaagtgagaaaatctTAGCAAGTCTTCATGTGCGGATCACAATGATATTCAATGGTGAATGTCacttaaaaaaatgttaaaatgtataGTCATACAACATGAGGATCTGCAGAGTTGTTTATCAAAGTAAGTTACATTTTTGAACTGGATCAAGATAAGCAGGTCTTAGTGATGGCCACTTACAGACTCTCCACGGTCACCAGACTTGCCAGAGGGGCCAACACCTCCGGGGGCACCAGGAGCACCAGGGGCGCCGGGGGCACCAGCAACACCACTCTCACCACGGTCTCCCTACAGGAGCAGCCAGACAGGGAACATCTCCAATGAGAGGTggtgtcaacaacaacaacaacaacaaggacaATGCTAGGCAGCTAATCGCTAACTGTGATGCTGTTTCTATAGGGAAGACATTTTGGTCAAACTGATGCTCTGTTTTTCACTGAGAATCAAACATAACAAGAGGTTTAATGATGAGAAATTCTTCAGgatgtaataataatttaaaaaaagtctagaggaagtctaGCTTACCTTGGGGCCAGAAGGTCCATCGCGACCAGGAGCACCATCGTGACCAGTAGATCCCTGTGGAATAGACAGCCATGCTGGTCAATCATCACAGTGTTCAATGGCTAGCAACAACCTGCTGGATGAGCCATGGCTAAAAGGACTAATGATGTACCAATAATACAGTGCTAAtactaaatgtgtgtgtgcagtacacaaatacacacagtctATTGTTCAGCCTCtacagtgtgtcagtaaatGTTGTGAAACTCTGAGACTGAGACTTGGTGatgaaagtgattctgattctcatTCAGTACACAGCAGACTGAGGCCTCTCACCTCACGACCAGACTCTCCGGGAGCACCAGACAGTCCGGGGGGTCCCATAGGTCCAGGGGGTCCACGCTCGCCAAGAGCTCCAGAGGATCCCTGCTTTCCGGGCTCACCCtgagtaaacaaaacaagagagaggtTGGTTCTCTGGCTGTGAGAGCTCTGAGAGGAACTAGAGCTTTACAAATACTTTCATCTCGTCATCTCTGTTAGCTTAGCAAGTTTTAGCATTGTCCCATTCACTGTAAAGCTTGTGATTGTCATTCTGTGGAACTTGGTACAAGTTGTCAATTCTTTCTCGACCAGTATCAGCAAGACAAATGTCTGTGAATACATTTTTGTCTGATTCTAAACATTTTGTGCTCAACCAACTACTCATTAACTGCCACCTATATAGTCAGAATTAGTCTACAGGGTATGGCAGGATGCACTCCAGCCATGGTGTTACGGGCACTGAGGGAATACTCACAGAGGGTCCGGGGAGACCAGGGAAACCACGCTCTCCACGCTGTCCAGGCAGACCTACAATACCACGCTGTCCAGCAATACCCTGAGGTCCAGAGATACCAGGGGCACCCTGcacagagagaggacacagcCAACAGTTAGCCACTGTACTGCAGGCATATAAAACACTATAGCGCATTCTAGGTGATCAAAAGCCTTGACAGAAAGGGAATTTTAAGGGGGTAATACAGCAAGTATAGCTGCTCAACTATCATCTCCTGGGTACATCTATCGTGGAATTTGAGGGGGCACTCACAGCGGGTCCATCAGAGCCAACAGATCCCTTCTCTCCACCAGGTCCTGGGGGTCCAGCGGCACCAGCCTCACCAGGGCGACCAGCAACACCAGTCTCACCACGAGCTCCCTTCTGTCCCTCTTTGCCAGCGGGTCCAACGGGTCCAGGGGCTCCACCAGCTCCCTGCAAacacccaagtcaagtcaagtcaaccCGAGGTAGAATGAAGACTTTCATGTCGTCTACGTTTGGTGATTGCTGTTTAGAAATGGCCTCACAGGTGAATTATAAAGAAATGCTGGTCATTTGGACATTGGGAAACTTACAGCAGGGCCGGGGGGTCCAACTCTTCCAGCGGGTCCGGGGAATCCAGTagcaccctacacacacacacacaaatagaatgAGAGGAGTCCATCTCCACTtcaaaatgaaacatgaaataGCATCAGTGTGAAGTGTAGCCTTGAAGTTGATGTGATACTTACAGGGGATCCAGCACCACCGCGAGCACCTTTGGGTCCAGGAGCACCAGAAGGTCCCTGTTGACACAAACATTTATAAGTTAGACAGGAAATACAATTTGGGAAAAACAAATTGGGATGACAGTGGTGTAGTGACAGCAGGAGGTTGGCTATCTTATGTGACTGCTTACCATGACTGTACTGTGTCAGTGGGAATTAAGGTGAAATGTGGGCTTGGGCTCGACCAGACTACACCACCAGTTACAGTGGTTTGAGTTGCTTGGAGGGCCAACCTACCtgaggtccagcagctccgaCAGGTCCACCAGGTCCAGGAGCACCAGCATCTCCCTTGGGTCCGGAGTCACCAGACTCTCCCTTGGCACCAGGCTGACCATCAGCACCCTGTGGTGGGAAGATACAAGGCAAGAAACGGTTCAAGACATGCTTTCTTCTTAGatgtttttcatcatttaaAGCATTTGAATCTGCagaaaaatgtcagtgtgttggATTGAAATATAATGATGAGGTTCTTACAGGAGGTCCAGCGAATCCAGCGGGTCCGGGGGGGCCAGACTCTCCACGCTCACCCTGTTGGATTATGGGAAAAGGAGCATTAGAGATGAACAACACACAATGTTTCATCTATAGAATACATCCTCagtgtgttttacagcacaCTGTTTTCTAGTGTTGTCTGGATTGTTTGTTTGCAGATGAACTTACAGGGGCACCACGAGGACCGGTGGGTCCAGAAACTCCAAGGGGGCCGCCCTCtccctggaaacacacacacacaggtgaattAGCAAACCATCTGGTCAGTCATGGCCAGGGCCAGTGGCCTTGTCTACACAAGgttcttacacacacattttgtgcaAACAACCTTATGAAATATATAATCTGTGTATCAAAACAAGCAATTAGAGTATATTTCCACCATGTTCTTGGAGATATCTAAAGCAAAAGTATATTGTTATCTATAACAAAGGTATGGATGGTATAGATATCATATTTGCTTGTGTTTTCATCATACTCTTTGACATAATCATACGACTGTTTCCTGGATCAAGAagaggaatttttttttttaaatgaacccCTAGTTTATGTTGATGTGATTGAGCCTTGGAATAAACCTAACATTATATGTGAATAAAGACAGAGTTGACCGTAATCATgataaaaggaagagaaaacatCCAGAAAGATCATGAAAGTGAATCAATGAGATATTTAAAGGTTTAAACCAACTTGTGTCTGATCTCACCTTCTCACCCTGACCACCAGGAGGTCCGGGGGGTCCAATAGCACCAGTCATACCACGCATGCCGTCCTTGCCACCAGCACCATCAGCACCCTTGGGTCCGCCATCACcctgggaagagagggaagttCACACAATGTTAATTTACTTCCTATAACTGATGCTAGCTTTgttgatatgaataaaaatagacCATCCTTAATTACAAGAGCCACACCCAAACAGGTTATTAGTTTATAATTGGGAGAATAATTATAGGACATATAGAACATCTTGACTTGCATACTTTCTGGTGAGCTACTCTTTTACTGGAGTAAGTTGAGTCAAATTTAAAGGAAGAGAAAATCTCTCATACTTGAATAAAACATGTCAGTACACTTTCCACCTCTGGCATTTCTTCTGAGCAATAGCTTTCATCTCAACAACCTTCATCACACCTTTTTACTGtggtctctctttctgtctcacaaaGTCTGGAAATTTGAGATGTGTCTAATTTTAGAGTATCTGTTCACACATACAGCCACTCCTCTCTAGTCTGATCGCAACTTGAAATATGTGTTCAGCTACAAGCCAGTGTCATTTTGTGTCATGTACTGCATGCCACAAAATGTTGCTGATTGTACAATAATCTAAAAATGTTGCTGATTGTACAATAATATAATGACTAACATAATCTTTAATTCATTGCAAAACTTGATATGTACACTTCTTGTCTCCAGACATCACCCTAGAAGTCTAAAAAGACTAAATTATGGTGAAGTCTATAATTACAATCAGCACATCGACTAAATATCTGAAATGTATCATGCAACATATCAGGTGGTATATCCAGGTGAGATGAAGATCAATGGatcaaaatgtacattttaatCTTCTCATGTTTCATACTGAACCCGACCCTTCAGCTGGACACGCTCAtgtgtctctgctgctgtaGGAGACTCATCTGACAGGTGGgatactcactctctctcccttgacTCCAGGCAGACCGCCAGCACCGCGCTCACCGGGCATTCCCTGCATACCTGGGGGTCCCTGACCACCAGGGGCACCGCCAGTACCAGCctctccctgcacacacacacacacacacacacagaaagagaaacaacgGCATTATTCTCCATTCATACTACCTGCTGCATGTGAACAAATCACTATCACTGGACAACAATGTGTATACAGTGTAtcctgtgtatatatactgtgtaagtgtttactgtgtgtttaGAACTAATTTGTATCCAAGTCAACACTGATCATTTGAGGTCAATAGTGTTTTCATGTTGATCATGATCAGCTACAGGCGTGTGAGTGGATGGATATGGGAGAGGCAGATAGGCTATACCTTAGCACCATCGTTACCACCAGGACCAGGAGCACCACGGGCTCCAGTGGGGCCGGCGGGGCCGTTGGCACCGCGCTCACCGGGGAAACCTCTGTCAccctggaggagagaagggacgCATGAGCCATGACCATCAGATAAACAGATGGAGGAGCGGTGTTTAACACGGACGCCCAAAATGGTGGATTCTGTGGCACAGATAGATAGTAGATACTTACTCTTGATCCAGATGGGCCGTGGGGGCCAGCCTCGCCGGGAACACCctgaccaggagagagagagagagagaggagttatCATGAAGCTGGTTTACTGTGACAACATGCAGGATGTGGTTTGACTAGTGTGTACTATGACGTCTAGCATGACTGCCATGTCTGAACAAGCAGCTGAACGTTTCAACAGAATGGCTTATTACAGTAAATATCCACATCTGAATGAACTGCATGTGAAGGCCCAGTTTACATGCGGTAACAAGTTTTGGATATGAAACGAATTCACAAAACATGTGGACACTTACCTGCTCACCGGGCTTGCCAGTCTCACCAGTAGCACCTTGGGGTCCGGGAAGACCCTGCAGAAATAATAAGGGAAGAAAGTTTTGGGTTATAAAGTGGAATGGTGACACAGCtcagaaatactgtatatcaagcGAGTAAAAGATGGGGCTCAGGTTGCTCTCAAACTTACCTGGAATCCGGGAGCACCAGCAGGTCCctgctctcccttctctccagcAGGTCCCTAGAGAGGAAGGAGCAAACAACATGATAAGAAACCTGGGAACAGATGCTGTATTTTATTCAAGTTATgttgaaataatgctgaaaaGATACATACACCAGGGCCAGAAGGTCCAGGAGCACCAACGTCACCATCTTTGCCAGGGGCGCCCTAGGAGGAAACACACTCCATTACAGACTCAGTCACATTAtggcattttaatttaaatatcTCTTACAGGGGTAGAGTTGGATGATAGGCCAGTACTTACCAGAGGGCCAGCAGCACCAACGACACCTCTCTCTCCGGGCTTGCCAGCATCACCCTATAGGGAAAAGTCCACACTTACATCTTACATAATCACTGCTGTCACTTGGATGAAATGTAAGGATGTGCGTATGTATCATGCACATATGCTAACATTAATGTAAGGTCTATTTTTTGCAtctgaaatgaataaaagcaGGGGAGTGGGAGGTTGGGACTGTTTACTCACAGCAACTCCCTTGGGTCCGGGGAATCCCATAACTCCAGGCTgtcctctgcctccagcgggGCCAGGGGGTCCGGGGCGGCCATCTTGTCCAGAAATACCCTAAAGAGCATTGGAAGACAGAGGAATACTGAACATGTACTCTCCTATTGTGAAGAAACACATCGCTTACGGTTACAATCCATCTTTCTTGTATGAAACTATGAGTGAGTCTAGTCAGTCAGGACTTACAGAAGGTCCAGCTTTGCCATCAGGGCCGGGGCTTCCAGGGCTACCAGTCATACCCTATGGAGAGAAGAGTATATATGAAACAATGTGAAGCAATTCAGTGTGTATACAGACCAACAACACATGAAAGTCATAGCAAGTGTATTTAACAGTGCTGCATGCCTCAGTACACTTCAGTGGGTCTTAGTTACATTAGAGATGTTCCAAATCTCACCTTGGATCCGGGCATTCCAGGCTCGCCAGGGCGTCCAGCCTCACCGGTGGCTCCCTGAGGTCCCATTGGTCCGGGGCCACCGCGCTCACCAGGTCCTCCCTGTCACACAGGTGGAGAAAAGTCAGGTGAGATGGCCGCTAGCCATAACACTGAGCTCCGAGTGTTTAAACTGTAGAGTATGACCTCAGTGATCTTTGGTGAATTGGAAGGTTTGCTATGATTTCCTAAACATGAATTTAAACATGatatagaaaagaaagaaagagtctcTGACTTCATATTAGGAATGGAGTGAAGTAATGCAAATTGGAAATCCAGTAGGAATGCTCTTAATACTGACTGAGCCTGAACCAAAATTTTCAATTTAGTCCTGACACGGTTGAGAAATCCTTGAGTAGATCCGTCAACTCACCTTGCCACCAGCAGCTCCATCAGCACCAGGGAAACCACGAGCACCAGGGGCACCCTAatggaacaaacacacacaccaacaatgtCACTCAGTGGGGTGGAAAGCGCTTGACTCGCTCCTGTAGGCTGAATCCCCCTGGGAATTCAACATACGATGTTTAAATTACAAGATTTCAAGATGGAAATCTGATTTATATTGATCAATTTTTATGTTTCAGCAATTTGAGTTGCTTCCTTAACAGTAGTGATGCTGAGAAAGAATTCTTTCGGTACTATGGGATCAATTTGAGTGTAAGCTTAACATCATGGCCCTTCCCATTATTATTTGAAATAGCTGCTCCATGGTTTAATAACTCTGCATGCATCTCTTTTGGCTCGCCCTGGGTTTGACCCCACAGCAGCAACcatgtgtgtttgatgta
Protein-coding regions in this window:
- the col1a1b gene encoding collagen, type I, alpha 1b, which translates into the protein MFSFVDIRLALLLSATVLLARGQGEDDGTFGSCTLEGQSYNDKDVWKPEPCQICVCDSGTVMCDEVICEDTSDCADPIIPEGECCPICPDDGPQVPTEPTKGDTGPPGDRGLPGPPGNDGIPGQPGLPGPPGPPGPPGLGGNFSPQMSYVDQSKSSGGQAVLGPMGPMGPRGPSGPSGSSGPQGFTGPPGEPGEPGASGPMGSRGPGGPPGKNGDDGEPGKAGRPGERGAAGPQGARGFPGTPGLPGIKGHRGFSGLDGAKGDSGPAGPKGEAGSSGENGTPGAMGARGLPGERGRPGAAGPAGARGNDGNTGAAGPPGPTGPAGAPGFPGGAGAKGEGGPQGGRGNEGPQGARGEPGNPGPAGAAGPAGAPGSDGSAGAKGATGAAGIAGAPGFPGARGPAGAQGGVGAPGPKGNNGDVGNPGPKGEPGAKGEPGPAGVQGLPGPSGEEGKRGGRGEPGGAGARGVPGERGAPGARGFPGADGAAGGKGGPGERGGPGPMGPQGATGEAGRPGEPGMPGSKGMTGSPGSPGPDGKAGPSGISGQDGRPGPPGPAGGRGQPGVMGFPGPKGVAGDAGKPGERGVVGAAGPLGAPGKDGDVGAPGPSGPGGPAGEKGEQGPAGAPGFQGLPGPQGATGETGKPGEQGVPGEAGPHGPSGSRGDRGFPGERGANGPAGPTGARGAPGPGGNDGAKGEAGTGGAPGGQGPPGMQGMPGERGAGGLPGVKGERGDGGPKGADGAGGKDGMRGMTGAIGPPGPPGGQGEKGEGGPLGVSGPTGPRGAPGERGESGPPGPAGFAGPPGADGQPGAKGESGDSGPKGDAGAPGPGGPVGAAGPQGPSGAPGPKGARGGAGSPGATGFPGPAGRVGPPGPAGAGGAPGPVGPAGKEGQKGARGETGVAGRPGEAGAAGPPGPGGEKGSVGSDGPAGAPGISGPQGIAGQRGIVGLPGQRGERGFPGLPGPSGEPGKQGSSGALGERGPPGPMGPPGLSGAPGESGREGSTGHDGAPGRDGPSGPKGDRGESGVAGAPGAPGAPGAPGGVGPSGKSGDRGESGPAGPAGPAGPAGGRGAAGPAGGRGDKGEAGEAGERGHKGHRGFTGMQGLPGPSGSHGEQGPAGSSGPAGPRGPSGSNGAPGKDGMNGLPGPMGPPGPRGRNGEMGPSGPPGVPGPPGPPGPPGSGFDFVSQPIQEKAPDPFRGGHYRADDPNMMRDRDMEVDTTLKTLTKKIENIRSPEGTLKNPARMCRDLRMCHPEWKSGMYWVDPNQGSSLDAIKVHCNMETGETCVYPSEASIPMKNWYLSKNIREKKHVWFSESMTGGSQFQYGTDGADSEDVSIQMTFMRLMSNQASQNVTYHCKNSIAYMDSATGNLKKALLLQGSNDIEIRAEGNSRFTYSVSEDGCTSHTGTWGKTVIDYKTSKTSRLPIIDIAPMDVGAPDQEFGVEVGPVCFL